The Penicillium digitatum chromosome 6, complete sequence genome has a window encoding:
- a CDS encoding Small GTPase superfamily, with amino-acid sequence MDKISMTICGDGGYDHEHDPTITVARPFRCQFNSNRAQMIPTPSPATSMATPTSYPSPTPQAKRNIVGYLEAEQRVEDKQRLRQEFKKKSGVIGDVGQSGLPPPVKIVVGNKCDLKDNRAVTSRDGLLYAHKHGCGFMETSACETVNIEETFAHLVRRVVEARRLQWPTRYFLPNVPSYGTTPYQPSL; translated from the exons ATGGACAAGATCTCAATGACCATCTGCGGAGATGGTGGATATG ACCATGA ACATGATCCGACTATCACTGTTGCGCGCCCATTCCGATGCCAGTTCAATTCTAATCGGGCCCAGATGATTCCTACTCCGTCACCTGCAACGTCGATGGCCACCCCTACGTCCTATCCATCACCGACACCGCAGGCCAAGAGGAATATCGTGGGCTATT TGGAGGCGGAACAACGCGTCGAGGACAAGCAGCGACTGCGCCAAGAGTTTAAAAAGAAATCCGGAGTTATAGGAGATGTAGGGCAAAGTGGCCTGCCACCGCCAGTGAAAATCGTGGTGGGCAACAAATGCGATCTCAAGGATAATCGCGCAGTGACCTCCCGCGATGGACTCTTGTATGCGCACAAGCACGGCTGTGGGTTTATGGAGACCAGCGCTTGCGAGACGGTCAACATAGAGGAGACCTTTGCCC ATCTAGTCCGTCGCGTTGTCGAAGCCCGTCGACTTCAATGGCCAACACGGTACTTTCTCCCCAATGTGCCGAGCTATGGCACAACACCCTACCAACCATCACTGTAG
- a CDS encoding Cystathionine gamma-synthase, putative, with the protein MLQALGGPVPPNTDHAVSVSLPSWRENVGYEEGEDWVIKKMQCGYPRFFVHPIIQNLAQEIVRRVGNPNLEFATLFASVKSAHICHSFLLSKISPEQAYKTRIVNFIPSPHTEAGSTVTSSLSCVIYPKEYASITKQVWQHAGNGISSRRGEFCLRSLEDGFLVEDKGLATAESIPQRPCKGPRRYQSVSGARKGSVGESSPKSNIEDGRDYAQFIEERFGRNLSTSLANQAKLAVRKRIAGVLKVDVELPEALKSASSEGRVAGISEEDVLLYPSGMNAIFNAHQTLLATRGDLPSICFGFPYTDTLKILQKWGPGCVFYGHGSSEDLEDLESRLKAGERFLGLFTEAPGNPLLQTPDLKRIRALADQYGFAVVVDETISNFLNINVLHLSDIVVSSLTKIFSGDSNVMGGSAVLNPHAQYYAAIKETFNREYEDICWAEDAVFLERNSRDFIARIKQINATSESITAMLKESPLVKEVYYPKFSPTKPLYDSFRNANGGYGGLFSVTFHSQPEAIAFFDNIEVLKGPSLGTNFTLSSPYVLLAHYGELDWARSFNVDPDLVRISVGLEEVPDLRSRVQRALDAVQSVRQASA; encoded by the exons ATGTTGCAGGCTTTGGGAGGACCTGTGCCTCCAAATACTGACCAT GCCGTCAGTGTATCGCTTCCATCATGGAGAGAAAATGTCGGCTacgaagaaggagaagattggGTCATAAAGAAGATGCAATGCGGTTATCCCCGATTCTTCGTCCACCCTATTATCCAAAACCTCGCCCAGGAGATTGTTCGCCGCGTCGGTAACCCCAACCTCGAGTTTGCAACCCTATTCGCATCAGTCAAGTCAGCGCACATCTGTCACTCCTTTCTGCTTAGCAAAATCTCCCCAGAGCAGGCATACAAAACACGGATTGTCAACTTCATCCCATCCCCACATACCGAAGCCGGGTCGACAGTGACGTCTTCCTTGTCGTGTGTCATTTACCCAAAAGAATACGCTTCCATTACCAAGCAAGTATGGCAACACGCGGGCAATGGTATATCCAGTCGACGAGGTGAGTTTTGCCTTAGGTCATTAGAGGACGGGTTTTTGGTGGAAGACAAAGGCTTGGCGACTGCGGAATCAATCCCCCAGCGTCCTTGCAAGGGACCTCGCAGGTACCAAAGCGTCAGTGGAGCGAGAAAGGGCTCTGTTGGAGAATCTTCCCCAAAATCAAACATCGAAGATGGCCGAGACTATGCTCAATTTATCGAGGAGCGATTTGGTCGAAACCTCAGCACTTCTCTTGCCAACCAAGCCAAGCTGGCTGTTCGCAAACGTATTGCGGGTGTTTTGAAAGTCGATGTTGAACTGCCAGAAGCCCTGAAGTCAGCTTCATCAGAAGGTAGAGTTGCCGGTATTTCCGAGGAGGATGTCCTTCTTTACCCTTCGGGCATGAATGCCATCTTCAACGCTCATCAGACCTTGCTGGCTACTAGAGGCGATTTACCGTCAATTTGTTTTGGGTTCCCATACACGGATACATTGAAGATTCTTCAAAAATGGGGGCCAGGCTGCGTATTCTATGGTCACGGCTCCTCGGAAGATCTGGAAGATCTGGAATCTCGACTGAAGGCTGGTGAGCGTTTCCTTGGACTGTTCACCGAGGCACCAGGTaatcctcttcttcaaacACCGGACCTCAAACGAATCCGCGCTTTGGCAGACCAGTATGGGTTTGCCGTGGTGGTCGACGAGACCATCAGCAACTTTTTGAACATCAACGTTTTGCACCTTTCAGACATAGTTGTCAGCAGCTTGACCAAGATTTTCAGCGGAGATAGCAACGTCATGGGAGGAAGTGCTGTGCTCAACCCTCACGCACAGTACTATGCAGCCATCAAGGAGACTTTTAACCGGGAATACGAAGATATTTGCTGGGCAGAGGATGCCGTTTTCTTGGAGCGAAACAGCCGCGACTTTATTGCTCGCATTAAACAGATCAATGCAACATCTGAGAGCATTACAGCTATGCTAAAGGAGTCACCCCTAG TGAAAGAAGTTTACTACCCGAAATTTAGCCCCACGAAACCACTTTATGATAGCTTCCGCAACGCCAATGGTGGTTATGGGGGTCTCTTCTCTGTCACGTTCCACTCCCAACCCGAGGCGATTGCCTTTTTCGATAACATCGAGGTTTTGAAGGGACCTAGTCTTGGGACCAACTTTACATTGAG CTCCCCGTACGTTCTCCTGGCTCATTACGGTGAATTAGACTGG GCGAGATCCTTCAATGTCGATCCGGATCTAGTTAGAATCAGTGTTGGGTTAGAAGAGGTACCAGATCTGCGCTCCAGGGTACAACGGGCTTTGGACGCTGTGCAAAGTGTTCGGCAGGCAAGTGCATAG
- a CDS encoding Fungal transcriptional regulatory protein, N-terminal, with product MAARQSTPTSEHSHSESNVRKRVCKACDRCRLKKSKCDGSSPCSRCRADNAICVFGERKKAHDKVYPKGYVEMLEQQQSWLVNGLQELYRRNIEGEGWPGEQLKLESNGHPLTHDLLMRLGALDGSKGERFEENPEALQQDLWHTNAGMQRQESSDGGSDSPQSPVPRSRFSSDAFSQQHMPPTPPTYSPTTRAPIKTESHPQPQMPSTPQFAQPMSMQGVVNPLALQGPQQWPSNGFNPFDEMDLMSTADYSNMPFDDQQLSSPMFNRQVPMNCLSQGSYLDSKNDYEDFNQFLNPNPTEITSI from the exons ATGGCAGCTCGCCAATCAACACCAACCTCGGAGCACTCGCATTCCGAAAGCAATGTCCGTAAAAGAGTATGCAAAGCATGCGATAGGTGTCGTTTGAAGAAATCCAAG TGTGACGGATCCAGTCCTTGTTCCCGTTGTCGTGCCGACAATGCCATCTGTGTCTTTGGAGAGCGCAAGAAGGCGCATGACAAAGTCTACCCGAAGGG ATATGTTGAGATGCTCGAACAACAACAATCCTGGCTGGTCAACGGCCTTCAGGAACTCTACCGACGCAACATTGAAGGCGAAGGCTGGCCCGGCGAGCAGCTGAAACTCGAATCCAATGGTCACCCACTTACTCACGACCTGCTCATGCGCCTCGGTGCCCTGGACGGCTCCAAGGGTGAGCGCTTCGAAGAAAACCCCGAAGCCCTACAGCAGGATCTATGGCACACCAATGCCGGCATGCAACGTCAGGAATCTTCCGACGGTGGCTCCGATAGCCCCCAGTCACCAGTGCCTCGCTCGCGCTTCTCATCCGACGCTTTCTCCCAGCAGCATATGCCGCCCACCCCGCCAACATACAGTCCTACGACACGTGCGCCCATCAAGACCGAGTCTCACCCTCAGCCTCAGATGCCTAGTACTCCGCAATTCGCCCAGCCGATGTCGATGCAAGGGGTAGTAAACCCACTGGCTTTGCAGGGTCCGCAACAGTGGCCTAGTAACGGGTTCAACCCTTTCGATGAGATGGATTTGATGTCCACGGCCGATTACTCCAATATGCCCTTTGATGACCAGCAACTATCATCACCCATGTTCAATCGTCAGGTGCCCATGAACTGCTTGTCCCAAGGGTCATATCTTGATTCCAAGAACGATTATGAGGATTTCAACCAGTTCCTCAACCCTAACCCTACGGAGATCACCTCGATCTGA
- a CDS encoding Pre-rRNA processing protein Utp22, which produces MSDHTSKRRKLSPSPGNAVTSSATKQTSKVTDKRNPTRGKDERSAELAMASGFYKSSFFKLQVDELLAGLRPNYSKQVSKVQETLHQIKTAIEGLPEKSPQSVPDAEKELRASGLVIPWPEPRPSKDVKYSMAYVKPANINVVGSFALKTGARTLESRPIDLAVTMPSTLFQEKDYINFRYFHKRAYYIACVAAGIQDTANTLGFDIKFGPQDGDSLRPLILLEPRQAESSGPTIRILTAIEPTLFPITRTLPLKSNIRQASNNLEIGEPTSYYNSSLRSDATVSLYHKFIYSASKKCDSFSDACILGRTWLQQRGFHTPFQNGGFGGFEWTVLLSLLFEGGGPAGQPILLPSYSCYQIFKATIQFLAGRDLTTPLFFGQDVAVPSGVPVVFDGRRGLNILYKMTPWSYTTLRHEAAITLKMLNESREDNFDKVFILKVDKPALRFDRLISFPRSFNGDTLRALHEQNALYNVISRALGDRVKLVSIVSHAIDSWSVKSKRPKRTSQGVSVGLLLNAENVGRIVDHGPAAEEKEESASFQAFWGEKSELRRFKDGSILESLVWSDESETSIIYQILEYILQRHFKITTDEFGFVGDEYDKLLKEHGDGILAYSSPVFQSIDEAFKDLERSVRGMDEVPLEVRHLAPASSLLRYTSLRPTGATDVVLQFESSSRWPDDFAAIQMTKVAFLLKIGDSLESSGAASSCRVGLENESSKVINNAYLEISHSSGVLFRLRIHHEREQILLERNLKNRNLSPREREEAAYALFAYKKTFVQTPRLTQALRSLCTRFPLLSPTIRLTKQWFNSHLFTAQISDELIELLVIRTFTQPNPWECPSSVMTGFLRTLHSLSRWDWQQEPFLVDLGGDLTPQVTENIRTRFTAWRSIDPAMNSLALFVASDLDNEGVTWTQYEMPSKVVAARMSSLAKAAVSLLHSKTHDMDVSELFDTSLAPYDFVIHLRSKLFGGSSTPKFKNLAEPRAGMMQTINSFVCDVQACFGQSILLFHGDDRCAVIAGLWNPQAQKSRTWNLKTAHSTAPGDTEGEVVINQTAILNEIARLGNGLIENIQIRARE; this is translated from the coding sequence ATGTCAGACCACACATCTAAGCGCAGGAAGCTCAGTCCTTCCCCGGGAAATGCTGTTACTAGCTCTGCAACGAAACAGACATCGAAAGTGACGGATAAGCGAAACCCGACTCGAGGCAAGGATGAGCGCTCTGCAGAGCTTGCAATGGCCAGCGGCTTTTACaagtccagtttcttcaaGCTGCAAGTGGACGAGCTATTGGCGGGTTTGAGACCTAACTACAGCAAGCAAGTGTCGAAGGTTCAGGAAACACTACACCAAATCAAAACCGCAATTGAAGGCCTGCCCGAAAAGTCTCCGCAATCTGTCCCCGATGCCGAGAAGGAGCTACGTGCCTCTGGTCTGGTGATCCCATGGCCTGAGCCTCGACCGAGCAAGGACGTCAAATACAGCATGGCATACGTAAAGCCGGCGAACATCAACGTGGTAGGTAGCTTTGCGCTAAAGACGGGTGCTCGCACTCTGGAGTCGCGCCCAATTGATCTGGCAGTCACCATGCCAAGTACACTCTTCCAGGAGAAGGACTACATCAACTTCAGATACTTCCACAAGCGCGCCTACTACATCGCGTGCGTAGCCGCTGGGATTCAAGATACCGCGAACACCCTCGGGTTTGATATTAAATTTGGCCCTCAGGATGGAGATAGTCTCCGCCCTCTCATTCTGTTGGAACCGCGTCAAGCCGAATCGTCCGGACCTACAATCCGAATTCTGACCGCAATCGAACCTACCTTGTTCCCGATCACAAGAACGCTTCCACTCAAAAGCAATATCCGCCAGGCCTCCAATAACTTGGAGATCGGCGAACCGACCTCGTATTACAATTCCAGCCTCCGCTCCGATGCCACTGTCTCTCTATATCACAAATTTATCTACTCGGCCTCCAAGAAGTGCGATTCTTTCAGCGATGCATGCATTCTTGGCCGCACTTGGCTACAACAAAGAGGTTTCCACACCCCCTTCCAGAATGGGGGCTTTGGTGGTTTTGAATGGACTGTACTTCTGTCTTTGCTATTTGAAGGTGGTGGTCCGGCTGGACAACCCATCCTGCTACCATCATACAGCTGCTACCAAATTTTCAAGGCCACCATTCAATTTCTAGCCGGCAGGGATTTGACCACTCCTCTTTTCTTTGGTCAAGATGTCGCAGTTCCTTCCGGGGTACCAGTTGTCTTTGATGGCCGCAGGGGTTTGAACATCCTTTACAAAATGACGCCTTGGTCATACACCACACTGCGTCATGAAGCCGCCATCACCCTAAAAATGCTCAATGAGTCACGAGAGGACAACTTCGATAAGGTCTTCATTCTCAAGGTTGACAAACCAGCGCTTAGATTTGACCGCTTGATCTCCTTCCCCAGGTCATTCAATGGAGACACGCTCCGCGCTCTACACGAACAGAATGCATTGTACAATGTTATTTCCCGGGCTCTAGGAGACAGGGTCAAACTTGTGTCTATTGTGAGCCACGCCATTGATTCGTGGTCAGTCAAATCCAAGCGGCCCAAACGGACAAGCCAGGGTGTGTCTGTAGGACTCCTTTTGAATGCTGAAAACGTCGGACGAATTGTCGACCACGGACCAGCtgcagaagaaaaagaagagtcTGCTTCGTTCCAAGCTTTCTGGGGTGAAAAGTCGGAGCTTCGACGATTCAAGGATGGCAGCATCCTTGAAAGTCTGGTTTGGTCTGACGAGTCGGAGACATCCATCATTTATCAGATTTTGGAGTACATACTCCAACGGCATTTCAAGATTACCACCGATGAATTTGGATTTGTTGGTGACGAATATgacaagctcctcaaagagCATGGCGATGGCATACTGGCATACTCCAGCCCTGTTTTCCAGTCAATCGATGAAGCCTTCAAGGACCTTGAGAGGTCTGTTCGCGGCATGGATGAAGTGCCACTTGAGGTTCGTCACTTGGCCCCAGCCAGTTCGCTTCTTCGTTACACCTCCCTCAGACCAACGGGGGCCACCGACGTTGTTCTTCAGTTTGAAAGCTCCTCGCGTTGGCCTGATGATTTCGCTGCCATCCAAATGACCAAGGTTGCATTCCTTTTGAAGATTGGAGACTCTCTGGAATCGTCGGGTGCTGCCTCGTCTTGCCGTGTAGGCCTCGAAAACGAATCGAGCAAGGTTATCAACAATGCGTATCTCGAAATTTCCCATTCCTCTGGTGTATTGTTCCGGTTGAGGATTCACCACGAGCGTGAACAAATCCTACTCGAGCGCAATCTTAAGAACCGAAACTTGAGTCCCCGGGAGCGAGAAGAGGCCGCATATGCTCTCTTTGCCTACAAGAAGACCTTTGTCCAAACTCCGCGTTTGACACAGGCACTCCGAAGTCTGTGCACACGCTTCCCCTTGTTGTCGCCCACCATTCGTCTGACCAAACAATGGTTTAATTCCCACCTTTTCACTGCCCAAATCAGCGACGAGTTGATTGAATTGCTGGTGATTCGCACCTTCACCCAACCTAATCCCTGGGAATGTCCTTCGTCTGTCATGACCGGATTCCTGAGGACTCTTCACTCCCTCTCTCGGTGGGACTGGCAGCAGGAGCCGTTTCTTGTTGACCTGGGAGGTGATCTGACCCCACAGGTAACGGAAAATATCCGCACTCGCTTCACGGCCTGGCGTAGCATCGACCCCGCAATGAACAGTTTGGCCCTTTTCGTCGCCTCTGATCTCGATAATGAAGGCGTGACCTGGACCCAATACGAGATGCCCTCCAAGGTTGTGGCTGCTCGGATGTCCAGCCTAGCCAAAGCAGCAGTAAGCTTGCTGCACAGCAAGACCCATGATATGGATGTTTCCGAGTTGTTTGACACCTCGCTTGCTCCTTACGATTTTGTCATTCATCTACGGTCTAAGCTGTTTGGCGGTTCCTCGACACCCAAGTTCAAGAACTTGGCTGAGCCCCGTGCTGGAATGATGCAGACCATCAATTCCTTTGTCTGTGACGTACAAGCCTGCTTCGGACAGAGCATTTTGCTCTTCCACGGAGACGATCGTTGTGCAGTGATTGCCGGCCTTTGGAACCCGCAGGCCCAGAAGTCGCGAACCTGGAACCTGAAGACGGCACACTCGACTGCCCCAGGTGATACCGAGGGTGAGGTTGTAATCAATCAGACTGCTATTCTGAACGAGATTGCACGGTTGGGCAACGGACTCATCGAGAACATTCAGATCCGTGCAAGGGAATAG
- a CDS encoding GATA transcription factor LreA — protein sequence MNSFNLEYDDEHRGSSQPSNSSYPTFPNVNYAFSAILPQNTDPPLQNFARSQPSDLQGLRSNVMLTYDGIPTSTISIPMNMNAPNAYTYDIPSTYPATTMGMPLQMDHSQFQPTYPSFPPSMTILHYSQQPAHPARNEPYDTTTDSTVNFEDSDFSGRTSDWSQAQTQVQVQRAQRQPPERRLPPGQPYRASQPVAIQPKKPVAAKEEFLSGLEKPEIGKTEHTGIYSTTGFDVLGALSRVAMRPKPKINIGAVDLSCAFVMCDILIEDHPIVYVSEAFERLTGYTRDEIVGRNCRFLQTPDGKIKAGAKRSFVDGQTVYRLRSTIDHRSEIQASIINYRKGGQPFMNLITMIPIQWDSDVYRYYVGFQIDLVEKPDAVRGRNPDGNYSINYQRDQLPQYMVPPTDIHSTRPDLGVRYGHDEVTTILNAIRATGNDVNRHYLDRILVENTDDVIHVLSFNGDFLYLSPSCHKILEYDPVELIGKTLSAICHPSDIGPVIRELRASTTTAPVSVVYRIRQKHRGYMWFESHGAWHIDPNQGRRHLVMTGRPRPVYALDQIARLGSSAALAENDVWAKISLSGVILFVTTKVKPMLGRSPDELIGQGLQELMEPEIGGTATITQALEAACGGQGAGMTTVTGRGEETNELPSFKHQMWHKKGHAISAHTTLYAGDAREGIKPTFLVAQIRFARPFPPSATATLAAEDKGLATLTGTSRNTTLTVGDPVPPQQYGVLGQRVPDLSKLVGLNGLPSGNHGISPSADPATFFTELNPTRGSSWQIELRELEKQNRALADELQRLLARRRKRKRKQGSMAVEKFCAMCNTKNTPEWRRGPSGNRDLCNSCGLRWAKQIRGQAQARAAASSSITVD from the exons ATGAATAGCTTCAACTTGGAGTATGATGATGAACATCGTGGCTCATCGCAACCCTCCAACTCTTCATACCCGACCTTCCCCAATGTAAACTATGCATTCAGTGCTATACTACCCCAGAATACGGATCCACCCCTCCAGAACTTTGCACGATCACAACCTTCGGACCTCCAAGGGCTGAGGTCTAATGTCATGCTCACATACGATGGGATTCCGACCTCAACTATCTCAATACCCATGAACATGAACGCCCCCAACGCCTATACCTATGATATTCCATCCACCTACCCGGCCACCACCATGGGAATGCCTTTACAGATGGACCATTCACAGTTTCAGCCTACATACCCGTCCTTCCCGCCCTCCATGACGATACTCCATTATTCTCAGCAGCCGGCTCATCCAGCCCGTAATGAACCATATGATACAACCACCGACTCTACAGTCAATTTCGAGGATTCCGACTTTTCAGGTCGCACGAGCGACTGGTCACAGGCGCAAACGCAGGTGCAGGTGCAGCGGGCTCAGCGACAACCTCCAGAGCGCCGCCTACCTCCTGGCCAGCCATACCGTGCATCCCAACCGGTGGCTATCCAGCCCAAGAAGCCCGTTGCTGCCAAAG AGGAGTTCTTGTCGGGACTGGAAAAGCCCGAGATTGGCAAGACTGAACATACCGGCATCTATTCAACAACTGGCTTTGACGTGCTGGGAGCGTTG AGCCGTGTGGCTATGCGGCCCAAGCCCAAAATCAACATTGGCGCCGTCGATCTTTCATGCGCCTTTGTGATGTGTGACATCTTGATTGAGGATCATCCAATCGTCTATGTATCAGAGGCCTTTGAACGATTGACCGGCTATACTAGAGATGAAATCGTTGGCCGGAATTGTCGATTTCTTCAAACGCCTGACGGTAAGATCAAGGCTGGCGCTAAGCGGTCATTCGTTGATGGACAAACTGTATATCGGCTACGGTCAACCATCGACCATCGCAGTGAGATCCAGGCTAGTATAATCAACTACCGCAAGGGTGGACAACCCTTCATGAACCTCATCACGATGATCCCCATCCAGTGGGACTCAGATGTATACCGGTACTACGTAGGATTCCAGATTGACCTGGTTGAAAAACCAGACGCCGTGAGGGGAAGAAATCCCG ATGGCAATTATAGCATTAACTATCAGCGCGATCAGCTGCCACAGTATATGGTTCCACCAACAGATATTCACTCCACACGACCAGACCTCGGGGTACGATATGGCCATGACGAAGTGACTACCATTCTCAACGCCATTAGGGCAACTGGAAATGATGTCAACCGTCACTACCTGGATCGCATTCTGGTTGAGAATACCGACGATGTGATCCATGTGCTTTCATTCAACGGTGACTTCTTATATCTGTCGCCCTCTTGCCACAAAATCCTAGAGTACGATCCGGTCGAGCTGATTGGCAAGACTCTATCCGCCATATGCCATCCCAGTGATATTGGTCCGGTAATCCGTGAATTGCGGGCGAGCACGACAACTGCCCCGGTGAGTGTTGTGTATCGTATCCGACAAAAGCACAGAGGATATATGTGGTTTGAGAGTCATGGCGCGTGGCACATCGACCCGAATCAGGGCCGGAGGCATCTTGTCATGACCGGCCGCCCACGACCTGTCTACGCCTTGGATCAGATTGCCCGCCTGGGCTCATCCGCCGCGCTGGCCGAGAATGATGTTTGGGCCAAGATTTCTTTGTCTGGTGTCATACTGTTCGTGACGACAAAGGTGAAGCCGATGCTCGGCCGCTCGCCTGACGAACTAATTGGTCAAGGCCTACAGGAACTTATGGAGCCCGAGATTGGTGGCACTGCCACCATCACGCAGGCCCTGGAGGCAGCCTGTGGTGGACAAGGAGCTGGCATGACCACCGTTACAGGCAGGGGCGAAGAGACAAATGAACTGCCCTCATTCAAACACCAAATGTGGCATAAGAAAGGCCATGCTATTTCAGCACATACCACATTGTATGCCGGCGACGCACGGGAGGGAATCAAACCGACCTTCCTCGTCGCCCAGATCAGATTTGCTCGACCCTTCCCTCCATCCGCCACCGCCACCTTAGCCGCCGAAGACAAAGGTCTCGCTACCCTTACCGGCACTTCACGAAACACAACGCTCACTGTCGGCGACCCCGTCCCGCCCCAGCAGTATGGTGTCCTTGGTCAACGCGTGCCCGATCTATCGAAACTCGTCGGCCTAAACGGTCTGCCCAGTGGCAACCACGGCATTTCACCTTCTGCCGACCCAGCAACCTTCTTCACGGAGCTCAATCCCACCCGCGGATCGAGCTGGCAGATCGAGCTGCGCGAGCTAGAGAAGCAGAACCGCGCTCTAGCCGATGAACTGCAACGCCTGCTGGCTCGCCGCAGGAAGCGCAAGCGCAAGCAAGGTTCCATGGCGGTCGAGAAGTTTTGCGCTATGTGCAACACCAAGAACACCCCCGAGTGGCGGCGTGGTCCGAGTGGGAACCGGGATCTTTGTAATAGCTGTGGTCTGCGATGGGCAAAGCAAATCCGTGGCCAGGCGCAGGCGCGGGCTGCGGCTTCTTCGTCTATAACAGTAGACTGA
- a CDS encoding LETM1-like protein, whose amino-acid sequence MANITRSQRALHAQFQIWNCSRLHPHLQSQLLPICARSQLFSTSAPSQQSRRPSPSPPTTTTVSVPSKTEINAPTSTHPTPLTTPSSLPPSAGAADKLKRYVEFGRAYVTFYKTGLKNVYHNYRASLPLRRKLGLPAYIPTSPPRTRTHNNNRSAPSIAQEDKLGRAQFQLVRRSARDVRRMIPFALILIVCGEFTPLVVPIFGSAITPATCRVPSQVEKERIAATVRKLVALDVFVAANKDWSVHVLKAGSAEQLALLAGCFADPVWVAGARSADVLRACAVFGLVKRHDKTAGESLAGLVYRPRLARYADYLAIDDGMIRVGGGVRAMNATEVQIAVEERGGVDVSSGTQDRKQVEELERRWLEQWLAVRGNSPKSKM is encoded by the coding sequence ATGGCCAACATAACTCGGAGCCAGCGAGCACTCCATGCTCAATTCCAAATTTGGAACTGTTCTCGTTTACACCCCCACCTCCAATCCCAATTACTACCCATCTGCGCGCGGTCCCAGCTCTTCTCAACCTCCGCCCCGAGCCAGCAATCCCGCCGACCCTCTCCATCACCCCCTACAACAACCACCGTCTCAGTCCCCTCCAAAACCGAAATAAATGCCCCAACCAGCACACACCCCACTCCTCTCACAACCCCATCTTCTCTGCCTCCCTCTGCAGGTGCAGCAGATAAACTAAAGCGCTATGTGGAATTCGGCCGCGCATACGTGACCTTCTACAAAACAGGCCTCAAAAACGTCTACCACAACTATCGCGCCTCACTTCCTCTACGGAGAAAGCTAGGCCTGCCCGCTTATATCCCTACATCCCCACCGCGGACACGCACACACAACAACAACCGCAGCGCGCCATCAATAGCGCAAGAAGACAAGCTTGGCCGCGCGCAGTTCCAGCTCGTCCGCCGCTCAGCCCGCGATGTCCGCCGCATGATCCCCTTCGCGCTGATCCTGATCGTCTGCGGCGAGTTCACACCCCTGGTCGTCCCGATTTTCGGCTCTGCCATTACACCCGCGACGTGTCGTGTGCCATCGCAGGTGGAGAAGGAGCGCATTGCTGCTACGGTGCGCAAACTTGTGGCGCTGGATGTGTTTGTTGCTGCGAATAAGGATTGGTCTGTGCATGTGCTCAAGGCGGGTAGTGCTGAACAGTTGGCTCTTCTTGCTGGGTGTTTTGCTGATCCTGTCTGGGTTGCTGGTGCGCGCTCCGCTGATGTGTTGCGTGCCTGTGCTGTTTTCGGCCTGGTTAAGCGGCATGATAAGACTGCGGGCGAGTCGCTTGCTGGTTTGGTCTATCGGCCTCGGCTGGCGCGGTATGCCGACTACCTGGCTATTGATGATGGGATGATTCGTGTCGGTGGAGGGGTTAGGGCTATGAATGCTACTGAGGTGCAGATTGCTGTTGAGGAACGTGGTGGTGTAGACGTCTCTTCTGGTACCCAAGACCGGAAACAGGTAGAGGAGTTGGAGAGGCGCTGGTTAGAGCAGTGGCTGGCAGTCCGTGGGAACAGCCccaaatccaagatgtag